The Mugil cephalus isolate CIBA_MC_2020 chromosome 11, CIBA_Mcephalus_1.1, whole genome shotgun sequence genome includes a window with the following:
- the LOC125015770 gene encoding semaphorin-4B-like has product MASVLLLFLLMFLGLDLSSTASPPPPPPPRTSFLLDSAERPLVHFSLPDVHNTTTLLLSNDGSTLYVGAENAVLSLDISQSEDIQLKKMVEWSPTDHEINECQRKGKNPTVDCPNFVRVLQTLNSTHLYACGSYAYRPHDAHIDTESFSIVHYDGAKGRCPFNPFERNAAITSDGELFTATTSNFRGGEPQLSRFFSKDGRQDVSLESSSLLEEPVFVKSSIDQDESKLYFFFTEVGKEFKFTNKLQIPRVAQVCKDDVGGLRILQKKWTSFAKASLLCKPPSQLPFNNLQDVFTLQPPEGSDSSETLFYGVFTTQWSGVSESAVCAFKLEDIRRVFAGPYLSYNAQKWEQLVQNRGHLGTCGQGSAPDSVLEEVKKSFLTNGGVNPVENRPILLSDKHYSRVAVMRTRAANHKQYTMLFLLTESGFLHKVALLDQGPRVIEEIQVFTGPQTAKSIVLSSSKGVLYVGTSEGVTAVSVAKCNVYRSCSQCLLARDPLCGWSPTRKVCDGLRDTEETLLQNLENDDVATECQSKTRISVKEVILVNPNEAVRLPCVKPSNLATLTWTSSRYQNLPENLFIQAADGSLRFFPSTDTFGSYSCEAEEGGYREVVMSYDVKPMVSPRSQRPQVDKPLVSEEPFEDIMTPETVTTTTQPPEEPRVTEHEEDQEDEKAEEDEDDKDVELQTNLNEPTHSNTADSGLTEKTFLTSRMDTGTLVKSTPHAYKEKSYYTELVAVSILLVTCVSILILGSLLVWRQRKPALKLDPLVSSDNCGRTNKSMETSSLSSPDDLKEFP; this is encoded by the exons ATGGcttcagtcctcctcctcttcctcctcatgttcCTCGGACTGGACCTGAGCTCcacagcctctcctcctcctcctcctcctccacggacctccttcctcctcg ACTCTGCAGAAAGACCTCTCGTCCACTTCAGCCTCCCAGATGTCCACAACACCACCACACTGTTGCTAAGCAACGATGGCTCCACCCTGTACGTTGGGGCAGAAAACGCTGTCCTCTCATTGGACATCAGCCAGAGCGAAGACATCCAATTAAAGAAGATG GTGGAGTGGAGTCCAACTGACCATGAGATAAACGAATGTCAACGTAAAGGGAAGAATCCAACG gtcGACTGTCCAAACTTTGTCCGGGTGCTGCAGACGCTAAACTCCACCCATCTGTACGCCTGTGGCAGCTACGCCTACAGACCTCATGACGCCCACATT GACACCGAGAGCTTCTCTATAGTTCACTATGATGGAGCTAAAGGTCGCTGTCCATTCAACCCCTTTGAGAGGAACGCCGCCATCACCAGCG ACGGTGAGTTGTTCACCGCCACAACCTCCAACTTCAGAGGAGGTGAACCACAGCTGTCTCGCTTCTTCAGCAAAGATGGCCGCCAAGACGTCAGCCTGGAGTCATCCAGCTTACTGGAGG AGCCAGTATTTGTCAAATCGTCAATCGACCAGGATGAAAGCAAACTCTACTTCTTCTTTACTGAAGTTGGCAAAGAGTTCAAATTCACAAACAAGCTACAAATTCCCAGAGTGGCTCAAGTCTGCAAG GATGACGTTGGCGGACTGAGAATTCTGCAGAAGAAGTGGACGTCTTTTGCCAAAGCATCTCTGCTGTGCAAGCCTCCCAGTCAGCTTCCCTTCAACAATCTCCAGGATGTGTTCACcctccagccaccagagggcagcgACTCCTCAGAGACTCTGTTTTACGGTGTCTTCACCACACAGTG GTCTGGTGTTTCAGAGTCTGCAGTCTGTGCCTTTAAGCTGGAGGACATCAGGAGAGTGTTTGCTGGACCGTATTTGTCCTACAACGCACAGAAGTGGGAACAACTGGTGCAAAATCGTGGCCACCTGGGAACG TGTGGACAAGGTAGCGCTCCAGATTCTGTACTAGAAGAGGTGAAGAAGAGTTTCCTGACCAATGGTGGCGTGAACCCGGTTGAAAATCGTCCGATTCTTTTATCAGACAAACATTACAGCCGTGTGGCCGTGATGAGGACGCGGGCGGCCAATCATAAACAGTATACCATGCTCTTCCTGCTCACAG AGTCTGGATTCCTCCACAAAGTGGCTTTGTTGGATCAGGGTCCTCGGGTCATTGAAGAGATTCAAGTGTTCACCGGACCTCAGACGGCTAAAAGCatcgtcctctcctcctccaag GGGGTCCTTTACGTGGGGACGTCTGAAGGTGTGACCGCTGTGTCCGTCGCCAAATGCAACGTCTACCGAAGCTGCAGCCAGTGTCTTCTGGCCAGAGATCCTCTCTGTGGGTGGAGCCCCACCAGGAAAGTCTGCGATGGCCTGAGAGACACTGAAGAGACCTT GCTTCAAAACCTGGAGAACGACGATGTGGCGACTGAATGTCAGAGTAAAACCAGGATCAGCGTGAAAGAAG TTATCTTGGTGAACCCGAACGAAGCGGTCAGGCTCCCGTGTGTGAAGCCTTCCAACTTGGCCACTCTGACATGGACTTCCTCTAGATACCAGAACCTGCCAGAGAACCTCTTCATCCAGGCGGCCGACGGCAGCCTCAGGTTCTTCCCCTCCACCGACACCTTCGGGTCGTACAGCTGCGAGGCCGAGGAGGGCGGCTACAGGGAAGTAGTCATGAGCTACGACGTCAAACCGATGGTCTCTCCACGATCTCAAAGGCCACAGGTTGACAAGCCCCTGGTGTCTGAAGAGCCCTTCGAGGACATCATGACCCCGGAGACGGTGACTACTACAACCCAACCTCCAGAAGAGCCCCGTGTGACAGAGCATGAAGAAGATCAAGAGGATGAAAAGGCtgaagaggatgaagacgaTAAAGACGTTGAACTCCAAACCAATCTAAATGAACCAACGCACTCCAACACAGCAGACTCTGGTCTGACAGAGAAGACCTTCCTGACCTCCAGAATGGACACTGGGACCTTGGTGAAGTCCACACCGCACGCCTACAAAGAGAAGAGCTACTACACCGAGCTGGTGGCGGTTTCCATCCTGCTGGTGACCTGCGTCTCCATCCTGATCCTGGGCTCGCTGCTCGTGTGGCGCCAAAGAAAACCCGCCCTAAAACTGGATCCGCTGGTCAGTTCAGACAACTGCGGCAGAACCAACAAATCTATGGAGACCAGTTCTCTGAGCAGCCCGGATGACCTCAAGGAGTTTCCATAG
- the LOC125016817 gene encoding membrane-spanning 4-domains subfamily A member 4A-like gives MASTSVTTLGGVVVVTQVIPKNENSIPLQSPDDVPLQVPPPVTDAPPSPPKVDDMTAAFLRGQPHGLGAVQIMIGLLGALFSLTAVYSWFLMMYAPFGLAVAFVVSGSLTLAAGRRTSLRLVWASLASNVLSVLLGLACVSYMCWLFVVVHPSDLLCDVPVNISVETSRRRNNCYEHTWVMDRILYGLQGLLLVLLVLQVCVSVTVSVFSVKAVRRQRSHVSMVEDDDCSSLLPEEE, from the exons ATGGCGTCCACGTCCGTCACCACGCTGGGAGGAGTTGTGGTCGTGACTCAAGTTATTCCCAAGAATGAAAATTCCATCCCGCTCCAGAGTCCTGATGACGTCCCCCTACAGGTCCCGCCTCCTGTGACAGACGCCCCGCCCTCCCCACCCAAGGTGGACGACATGACTGCCGCCTTTCTGCGGGGGCAGCCACACGGCCTTGGG gcTGTTCAGATCATGATCGGTTTGCTGGGAGCTCTGTTCAGTCTGACCGCCGTCTACTCTTGGTTCCTGATGATGTACGCTCCGTTCGGCCTCGCCGTCGCT TTCGTGGTTTCAGGTTCTCTGACTCTGGCTGCAGGGAGACGGACTTCACTCAGACTG GTCTGGGCGTCTCTGGCGTCCAATGTCCTCAGCGTCCTGTTGGGTCTGGCCTGTGTGTCCTACATGTGTTGGCTCTTTGTTGTCGTCCATCCCTCAGACCTGTTGTGTGACGTCCCCGTTAACATCAGCGTGGAAACATCTAGAAGGAGGAACAACTGCTACGAGCACACCTGGGTGATGGAT AGAATCCTCTACGGACTCCAGGGcctcctcctggttctcctCGTCCTGCAGGTGTGCGTCTCCGTCACCGTCTCCGTCTTCTCTGTGAAAGCCGTCAGACGTCAACGTAGCCacgtctccatg GTGGAGGATGATGACTGCAGTTCTCTGCTGccggaggaggagtag